From a region of the Takifugu flavidus isolate HTHZ2018 chromosome 18, ASM371156v2, whole genome shotgun sequence genome:
- the LOC130514342 gene encoding GTPase IMAP family member 4-like — MENENSETRWNEELRLVLIGKTGAGKSASGNTILGRSHFLAKMSASSVTKICQHGTTELTEKQDSQKDGTERRKRKILVVDLPGFGDTSLSGEQILDEVTKCVAVTAPGPHAFLLVVPLGRYTDSENQALCQLAGIFGENAVRHHTVVLFTRGDELEGLEIETYLRDSGNPLLNSLIERCGGRYHVFNNKETGNTLQVEELLMKVDNMVKHTAEGFYTNAMFSEAEAIIREEQERMREQGEADWQSASEEKFRGKRCKRKRSGSTSSPLTNRRRNQSRGTHAGGSWEQSLTCRIKAALSPDVLKRIKIMVAAAATGLVVGAAFGAAVPLAAAARASLTRTTLGITASRVALGALVGGGSGGCVGIIAGTEAASAPEAAFNTLQQVSAIGTAAVGLGGAAGLTLGAKAVICAGGVANVASPAAPIAASVAGAQNTPAVGKSLANIAGAVGSVAKVATAVSGLTVKVVKEKTQHTEEEKSSYSEKTSYEFNLKK, encoded by the exons atggaaaatgaaaattctgAAACTCGATGGAATGAGGAACTCAGACTAGTCCTCATTGGAAAAACAGGAGCGGGCAAGAGTGCCTCCGGGAACACCATTTTGGGCCGAAGCCATTTCCTGGCAAAGATGAGCGCCAGCTCTGTCACCAAAATCTGCCAGCACGGGACCACTGAACTTACAGAGAAGCAGGATTCCCAGAaggatggcacagagaggagaaaaaggaaaatcctggtCGTGGATTTGCCAGGTTTCGGCGACACTAGCCTCAGTGGGGAGCAGATTTTGGATGAAGTAACCAAATGTGTGGCTGTCACTGCCCCTGGTCCACATGCATTCCTGCTGGTGGTTCCATTAGGACGATACACAGACAGTGAAAACCAGGCTCTCTGTCAGTTGGCAGGGATATTTGGGGAAAATGCTGTCCGTCATCATACTGTGGTTTTGTTTACGAGAGGTGATGAGCTGGAAGGCCTTGAAATAGAAACATACCTAAGGGACTCCGGAAATCCCTTGCTAAACTCTCTGATTGAGAGGTGTGGAGGCAGATACCATGTATTcaacaataaagaaactggtaacactctgcaggtggaagagctgtTAATGAAGGTGGACAACATGGTGAAGCACACAGCTGAAGGCTTTTACACCAATGCAATGTTTTCAGAAGCTGAGGCAATCATCAgggaagaacaggaaaggaTGAGGGAGCAAGGGGAAGCAGATTGGCAGTCGGCAAGTGAGGAGAAATTTAGGGGAAAAAGATGCAAAAGGAAGAGGAGTGGCAGCACTTCCAGCCCTCTGACCAACAGACGTAGGAACCAGTCCAGAGGGACGCATGCAGGTGGCAGCTGGGAGCAATCTTTGACATGCAGGATCAAGGCTGCGCTCTCTCCTGACGTGCTGAAGAGAATTAAGATAATGGTGGCAGCGGCTGCTACGGGCTTGGTTGTAGGGGCCGCGTTTGGGGCAGCTGTCCCtttagcagctgcagccagggcATCTCTTACCAGGACAACACTTGGGATAACAGCCTCTAGAGTGGCTCTGGGGGCACTAGTAGGGGGAGGTTCTGGTGGTTGTGTTGGAATCATTGCAGGTACTGAAGCTGCCAGCGCTCCCGAGGCTGCTTTCAataccttgcagcaagtaagtgCTATTGGCACAGCCGCTGTAGgcctgggaggagctgcaggactcaCCTTGGGAGCGAAGGCTGTTATATGCGCAGGAGGTgtagcaaatgttgctagccctgctgcacctatagcggcaa gtgttgctggagctcagaataCTCCAGCAGTAGGGAAAAGTTTGGCTAACATTGCTGGGGCTGTCGGCTCGGTGGCTAAAGTGGCCACAGCGGTCAGTGGTCTGACAGTCAAGGTggtgaaggaaaaaacacagcacacggaagaagaaaagagcagttACTCAGAGAAGACCAGTTatgaattcaatttaaaaaaataa
- the LOC130515259 gene encoding uncharacterized protein LOC130515259 has product MVGNTPHHIKNSQDFAQKVSGLTLLPEETMVSYDVTSLFTCIPTASAIDTIHKHLLLDKNLTERTTLTPAQICTMLDLCLNTTYFQYREGFYRQKHGCAMGSPVSPIVANLYMEKVESQALTSFTGTAPSHWFRYVDDTWVKIQTQELEAFSDHLDKTDEHVKFTREDVKGNSLAFLDCAVKITEDRNLTIEVYRKPTHTDQYLQFDSHHPLEHKLGVIRTLQHRAREIPTTSQGRKKEQDHIKTALKTCGYPDWAFTQTSRKRDPSKGEEERNKRRSVSIPYLSGVSEKFRRILQKHDIPVHFKPSNTLRQSARRNARNCTLGKPNNLSTEEWHNTDVPPLRVKTFITKKDSQL; this is encoded by the exons atggttggcaacaccccacaccacatcaaaaactcccaagactttgctcaaaaagtcagtggactcacactacttccagaagagactatggtatcttatgatgtcacgtcactcttcacgtgcatccccaccgccagcgccatagacaccatccacaagcaccttctattggacaagaatcttacagaaagaacaaccttaacaccggcccaaatctgcaccatgctggacctgtgtttgaacaccacctatttccagtacagagaaggcttctacaggcagaaacatggctgtgccatgggctcaccagtatcccccatagttgccaacctatacatggagaaggtggaatcccaggccctgacatccttcacaggaactgcgccaagccactggttcaggtatgtggatgacacctgggtcaaaattcaaacacaagaattggaagcgttctccgatcacctcgacaaaacagacgagcatgtaaaattcacccgggaagatgtaaaaggaaacagtctggcctttctggactgcgcagtcaagatcactgaggacagaaatctcaccatcgaagtctacagaaaacctacacataccgaccagtacctccagtttgactctcaccacccactggaacacaagttgggagtgatcagaactctccaacaccgggccagagaaatacccaccacatcccaaggcagaaagaaggaacaggaccacattaagacagctctcaaaacatgtggctacccagactgggccttcacccaAACCTCAAGAaaacgagaccccagcaaaggagaggaggagagaaacaaacgccgcagcgtttccatcccctacctgtctggagtctcggagaagtttaggaggatcctccagaaacacgacataccggttcatttcaaacccagcaacactctcagacagag tgccaggagaaatgcaaggaactgtacattggggaaaccaaacaacctctccacagaagaatggcacaacacagacgtgccacctcttcgggtcaaga CATTTATAACCAAGAAAGATTCACAATTATGa